AAAGAGAACCTACAAGTCAGGAACAACATCCTACTCCATCTGCTCATTTAGGACAGGGAATGTTTGTATCGAACCCTGGGGCTAATCCTTCAGATCCAATTGTTCCAGACCTAGATGATCCTGTAGAAGTAGCAAGGCTGAGAATTGATGACAATAACGCTCAGGATAAGTACAGGATCCTGGAAGAGAGGATCAAGGCAGTAGAAGGCGCTGAAGTTTTCTCTGCTTTGAGTGCCAAAGAGCTCAGTTTGGTACCTGATTTGGTCTTACCCCTAAAATTTAAGGCACCTGATTTCGAGAAGTATGACGGAACAAGATGTCCAAAGGCGCATCTGATCATGTTTTGCCGAAAGATGACTGGTTATGTAAACGATGATAAATTGTTGGTGCATTGCTTTTAAGATAGTTTAGTTGGCTCAGCCCTTCGATGGTATAATCAACTCAGTAGAGAGAGAATCCGATCATGGAAGGATTTGGCTTCAGCATTCTGTGAGCAATATAGGCATGTATCGGATATGGTGCCTGATCGACTAACCTTACAAATGATGGAAAAGAAGCCGACAGAGACTTTTCGGCAGTATAcacaaagatggagggataTCTCGGCTCAGGTGGAGCCTCCATTAACTAAGACAGAGATAACGGTCCTCTTCATTAATACTCTCAAAGCACCGTTTTACGATAAATTggtaggaagtgccacaaaggACTTCGAGGATATTGTAATATCCGGGGATCTTATTGAAAACGCCGTCAAAAGTGGGAGAATGGAAGGCCCCGAGAGTTCGAAGAGGGTAGTACCCGCAAAGAAAAAGGAGGCAGAGGCTCATATGGTTGGAACCGAGAGTCACTGTGCCCCCAATTCGTACCCCGCCCAATCACGACCTCATTATCGCCCACCTTCAAACTTCTACTTTCCTCCTCAAGGTCCTTACCATCAAGCACCTCCGTCTTACCCCGTTTATGCTATGAATAACCAAAGACCATTCACCTTGTTCCCACCAAACACCATGCCTACACAAAGTCAACCTAAAAATGATCAAAGACCAGCAAGACCCATTCCTGAAAAACCTCAATTCACCCCAATTCCTGTGCCATACGGAGAATTATACCCGAAACTGTTGGAGAAGCAATTGATATCCCCACATTACATGGCACCCCTGAAGCCCCCTTACCCGAGGTGGTATGATCCTAATGCTAGTTGTGTGTATCACGCTGGGAATCAGGGACACTCTACAGAAAACTGTGTGGCCTTTAAAAAGAGGGTTCAAGGTCTCATCGATGCTGGCATTTTACGATTTGATGGTGTTAGCAATGTGATGGGAAATCCTCTTCCTAACCATACTGGCGGGAATGTAAATGCGGTGACAGATGAAGACAGTTGGCAAGCCAAATGTGATGTTAATGAAGTAAGAACACCTTTGAAGAAGGTATGGGAGATGATGATTGAAAATGGCATGCTATGTCCGTCTAGTAAGATCCTTAAAGAAGAAAGTACAAAAGACCAGAGTTTCTGTGATTTTCATGGCATTGAAGGGCATGACATCCAATCTTGCAGGGAATTTAGAAAATTACTTCAGGACATGATAGATAACAAGGAGGTCAAAGTCTTTGATAGTGTGGAAGGGGCCGATGAGGGAGAAATATGTGCCTCTGGTGATCAATTGATGGCTTTCCCTTATAGTGTCGATAGACCCTTGGTGATTTATTACGAGGTAAAGAAGGAAGAAGTTAGTCGAGAAGTTAAACCAAGTTTGATAATTGAAGTACCTACTCCTTTCCCTTATAAGGACAACAAGGCAGTGCCTTGGAATTATGATGTCAATATTATTGTACCTGAGGGTGAAAAGTCCAAGGTTGTGAGTGAAGGTGTTAGCGGAGTAGGGCATTTTACTCGTAGCGGAAGATGTTATTCTCCCGAGACGGTTGAGCCAAAGAAGAAGGTTGCTGGTCCGAGCCAAAAAGGAAAAGCACTAATGTATGAGGTTGAGGATGATGTTGAAACACAACTTGAGCGGGGAAGTTAAAAGGTCATGAATGAGAAGGAAGCACATGAGttcttaaagtttattaagCACAGTGAATATAGCGTCGTAGAACAATTAAACAAGCAGCCGGCCCGAATCTTGGTATTGTCTCTATTGTTAAACTCGGAGCCACATCGAAATGCCttgttaaaagtgttaaatcAAGCTTATGTGGCGAACAATGTATCCATGGAAAAGCTTGATAGGTGGGCAAATAATCTAAATGCAGataatttcatctcttttagtGATGACGAAATACCGCCAAATGGTAGGGGCTCCGTAAAAGCATTGCACATCACAACCAATTGCAAAGGTTACATATTACCAAATGTGCTCATCGACAATGGATCTGCACTCAATGTTATGCCTTTGGCCACGCTTTCTAGGATGCCGGTTGATATGTCTTATCTGAGGCCTTGTTATTCTAcagtaagggcatttgatgggaCACGGCGAGAAGTCATGGGAAAGATCGAAATTCCTTTAAAAGTGGGGCCATGTGTATATGATATCGAGTTTCAGGTCATGGACATCACGCCTTCATACAATTGCCTCTTAGGAAGACCTTGGATCCATTCTGTTGGGGCAGTTCCTTCATCTCTCTATCAAAAAGTAAAGTTCATCATGGATAGTCGTTTGATTACTGTTGGTGGTGAGGAACACATCATCGCATCTATCTCTACTAATGCACCCTACATCGAAATAAGCGAGGATGCGGTAGAATGTTCTTTTCGCTCCTTGGAATTTATCAATGCTACATTTGTTGCTGAAAGGAATAAGATCCCTATTCCCAAACTGTCAAGGAATACCAAGATGGGAATTAAGTTGACTGTGGGAAAAGGAGCTCGGGCGAGGAAAGGTTTGGGAAAATATCAACAAGGGATGGTTAGAGCTTTGAAACCAACGCACCACAAGGGTCGATACGGTTTGAGGTTCAAGCTAGATATACATCAAAGAAGGAAACAATTGCAGAAAGATCGAGAAAGAAGAATCGCAAGAGCTTCAGGCCAGGATTTAGAATGGGAGCCGTTGGCGTATCCTCCTATGTCAAGAACATTTACATCAGCAGGAGTGATGTACCCAGGGCAGGACAATCCGCAAGTCacattattgattgaaaagggTCTTCAGAATATCAGCCTAAATGCTATTGACAATGAGAGTGATGAAATTAAGAATGCTTCAATGATACGCCCTTGTCCTCCAGGATATGTTTTGAACAACTGGACTGCTAAGGACCTCCTTGTAGTTTTTAAGTCCCCTTCAGAGTAATGCTCAATGTTAACCCTTCATTTTGTGTGTCCTTAAACAGTAGGATTCCTTTTGTAAGAGCTTCTGTTtgctctttatcatttcaatgaacattaatgaagatgcattttgttttatattgtcATATTCTTTTCATTAACTTTGCGACTACTCATTCTGTTCATATCCTTTTCTAGGCATATATCTCATATCATCTCATATCATTGTGTGTTGATTACAATACCTCAATACTCTGCTATAGCCTTTTTCCATTCACCTTTCAGGTGCTCAGATATCAATGGCATGAATAATCCCGTTATGAATCCTGAAATCAATTTTGAGAAGGTTATTTGTTTAGGAGAATTGAAGTCGTGCGAAAATGTTGAAGATTGTGTCTCGTCTCGACTTCATCGAGAATGGTggaacaagaagagaaacaaatcctaccccATCAAGAATCTGTTGAGGTAGTTAACTTGGGGAACGAAGAAGAGAAACAAGAAGTGAAGATTGGGACTTCCATTTCAGAAAACACAAGGCAAGATTTGATCGCCTTGCTCCATGAATACAAGGATGTGTTTGCCTGGTCTTATCGGGATATGCCAGATTGAACACGGATATTGTGGTCCACAAGCTCCCACCGAAACCGTAATGCAAGCCCGCTCAGTGAAATTAAGAAGGATGAGACCCGAAATGCTGTTAAACATAAAAGAGGAagtcaagaaacaatttgacGCTGGCTTCCTACAAGTCTCAAAGTATCCAGAATGGGTAGCTAATATAGTCCCAGTGCCGAAGAAGGATGGCAAGGtgcgaatgtgcgtggattatcGTGATCTAAATCAAGCAAGCCCTAAGGATAACTTTCCTTTACCGCACATCGAcactttggtggataatacggcAAAGCATtctctgttttctttcatggatggtttctcaggatataatcagataaagatggctCCCGAAGACAtggagaaaactacattcataacaATGTGGGGAACCTTCTGCTACAAGGTAATGCCgttcggattaaagaatgctggggcaacatatcagagagccatggtgacgttattccatgatatgatgcacaaagaaatagaagtttatatcgatgatatgattgccaaatctcgGGAAGAAAGAGAGCATGTTGGGAGTCTTAGGAAGCTGTTTgaaagattaagaaagttccaGTTGAAGCTTAACCCGGCCAAATGTACATTTGGGGCTACCTCAGGAAAACTGCTAGGTTTCATTGTTAGTGACAGAGGTATCGAGGTTGACCCAGATAAGATAAAAGCTATACAAGAACTGCCTCCCCCGCGTACACAAAAGGAAGTCAGAGGTTTTTTAGGAaggttgaattacattgctcgattcattGCTCAACTTACCAATCAGTGTGACCCAATTTTTCGACTCCTTCAAAAACGTAATCCGGGAGAATAGAACGAGGAGTGCCAAGTGGCCTTCGACAAGATAAAACAGTATCTATCTAATCCTCTTGTGCTAGTACCGCCGACCCCTGGAAAACCCTTAATATTGTACCTGACCGTGTTTGAGAACTCAATGGGTTGCGTACTGGggcaacatgatgagtcagggaGAAGAGAAAAGGCAATTTACTACCTCAGCAAGAAGTTCACAGAATATGAGGCAAAATACCCTTCAATTGAGAAGTTTTGTTGTGCATTGATTTGGACGGTTCGAAGGCtcagacaatacatgttgtatcacaCGACATGCTTAATTTCAAAACTGGACCcaataaagtacatgatggagtcacCTGCACTCTCAGGGAGAATGGCCCGATGGCAGATCCTATTGACTGAGTATGACATTGTATATGTGAGCCAAAAGTCGATAAAAGGAAGCGCAATAGCTGACTTCTTGGCAAGTCGTGCAATGGAGGAATACGAGCCTTTGAGATTTGAGTTCCcagatgaagatttgatgtgcATTTCAGAAAAAGAGGGCGAGTCATCAAAAGGAAAGTCATGGAAGATGAGCTTTGATGGTGCATCAAATGCATTGGGGCATGGGATAGGAGCAGTCTTAGTATCACCTGAAGGGGACCATTACCCACTTACTGCCAGATTGAATTTCTTACGTACAAATAATATAGCggaatatgaagcttgcatcatgggactTCGTGCGACTATCA
This genomic window from Gossypium raimondii isolate GPD5lz chromosome 10, ASM2569854v1, whole genome shotgun sequence contains:
- the LOC128033927 gene encoding uncharacterized protein LOC128033927, with protein sequence MDVELNERMERMERTQRELQEQLAKSQQEARDLMVRSREESLEQRDQMTKMMEMMTALVKGKGPMQSPDIVEPPQSRANQDPLYPPRFTPPHVHTMQRGYPQREPTSQEQHPTPSAHLGQGMFVSNPGANPSDPIVPDLDDPVEVARLRIDDNNAQDKYRILEERIKAVEGAEVFSALSAKELSLVPDLVLPLKFKAPDFEKYDGTRCPKAHLIMFCRKMTDSLVGSALRWYNQLSRERIRSWKDLASAFCEQYRHVSDMVPDRLTLQMMEKKPTETFRQYTQRWRDISAQVEPPLTKTEITVLFINTLKAPFYDKLVGSATKDFEDIVISGDLIENAVKSGRMEGPESSKRVVPAKKKEAEAHMVGTESHCAPNSYPAQSRPHYRPPSNFYFPPQGPYHQAPPSYPVYAMNNQRPFTLFPPNTMPTQSQPKNDQRPARPIPEKPQFTPIPVPYGELYPKLLEKQLISPHYMAPLKPPYPRWYDPNASCVYHAGNQGHSTENCVAFKKRVQGLIDAGILRFDGVSNVMGNPLPNHTGGNVNAVTDEDSWQAKCDVNEVRTPLKKVWEMMIENGMLCPSSKILKEESTKDQSFCDFHGIEGHDIQSCREFRKLLQDMIDNKEVKVFDSVEGADEGEICASGDQLMAFPYSVDRPLVIYYEVKKEEVSREVKPSLIIEVPTPFPYKDNKAVPWNYDVNIIVPEGEKSKVVSEGVSGVGHFTRSGRCYSPETVEPKKKVAGPSQKGKALMYEVEDDVETQLERGS
- the LOC128033928 gene encoding uncharacterized protein LOC128033928, which codes for MGCVLGQHDESGRREKAIYYLSKKFTEYEAKYPSIEKFCCALIWTVRRLRQYMLYHTTCLISKLDPIKYMMESPALSGRMARWQILLTEYDIVYVSQKSIKGSAIADFLASRAMEEYEPLRFEFPDEDLMCISEKEGESSKGKSWKMSFDGASNALGHGIGAVLVSPEGDHYPLTARLNFLRTNNIAEYEACIMGLRATIKRKIKILEVHRDSALVIYQVRGDWEVRDSKLVKYRDLVAELIKEFYEVTFNYFPREENQLADALATLASMFKANRENEIMPIQMSIYETPAHCFSIEEESDGRPWFHDILEYIKNQRYPE